The Brienomyrus brachyistius isolate T26 chromosome 7, BBRACH_0.4, whole genome shotgun sequence DNA segment aatatatatataagtctGTGATAAGCGGTGCATTAAACTGGTGTAACTGGAAGGCCCTTTGGCCCATCCAGCTGGTCGTCCTGTTGACAGCCAATTTGCGGTGTGTCTCGGCGTGCGGTGTCGGGTTGCCCGGACCCTTTGTGTTGGCCGTAAGCCGATATCCCCGCCGGCCTGCTCCCGAGGAGCGGCAACGTGAGCCGGGGTATGCCTTCAGCCCGGCCGGGCCGTCAGCAGAGTGCTGCACGCGTATGGGATCGGGAAGGGGCTTCACTCAGCCTTACTCCTGCAGTCTCCCTGAAATAGCCTTTCACCTTGGTCGCTGTGCTCAACCTTTCTACTTAGTTCCGCGTCCACTTGGAGACCCGAACCGGGTGATGCGACCCCCATCCCGCATAAAGAAATAAGAGGAACTTCCCTCCTGGAACGGAGCCAGGCGGAGATCCCAGGTTCTCCTGGGCACACTGGACATGAAGTAGAGGGATTTGGAGGGGAATTTGAAGGGGCGGAGGTATCCCCCCCAGCGAATGAGCCCTCGCAACCCCGTCCCAGTCTCGGCGCTGGTAAGATAATGGGTGGCTACGGGGCAGCGGGAGCTTCAGCGAGAAAACCGGAGGCGCACTAAAGACACACGGGACTGGAAGGTACCTATGAGACGCTATGCTCGGATCATCTGGCATCTGTCCAGCATCAGGAGCCGCCGTGACACCAGTTAGTATATTTCTGCAGTTTAAAAAAACGTTTTGGTTCTAAGACTTATTGTACGACTGATTGATGTGAGAGAATCTGAATACCTTTTTAGTAAGAGCtgcttaaacttttttttttgctacctGGCATTCCTTCATATATTATAAAAAGTCACAGTAGGTATACATACTTTTATGTAGGCTACAGCTTATTATGAAAAGATGACGTTTAGCGTTTGTTTCTTCAAAATACCTTAATATTTGCTTTATACAAAATTCCGATTTATAGAGAATTTGCGAGCTTCTTCATCATTAAAGATTACATACTTCGCAATATAAGCCAGGTGAATATTCTGTTTTAATTCGATCCCGTGTTGCTCAAGATTAATAATTCATGGCGGGTAATTGACATACTTCAAATGtgataaatattaaaaattagGGCAAACTGGGCGGCCCACTCTGTAGCGCGTTAAAGAACGATGCAATAAGGTTAGAACAGCTGCAGATAAGTGCTGATCACTGCAAACACGGGCCCCGGTCACCATCTGCTCTGTTTCATCCTTAGCTGCATCTCGGATAGAAAACGGATCCACCTGTCTCTGTTTACAGGATTACTCCACCGTGTTTCCTTAGCCTGTCGCTTGTTCAGCAACCCAATTTCCCCACAACACGAAGTTGTGTTATAACTAGAAAAGTTTATTTTAATCGCTTCCAAAAGCAGTCGTGAAGGTTTGGTATCTAAACTGATGAAGATGTTATGATAAACTTTGGCATTCCTCGCTTTGCACAAGATGTCAAAGGAGGACGGGTCTGTGTCAGaggcaccagcagggggcagtgtggaacCAGGGGAGCAGCCTTCGCGGGACAGCCGCAAGTTGGATTGCATAATCTGCTATTGTGCTTACAACCTAAGTGAGAGGCTTCCGCGCAAGCTGTATTGTGGGCATACATTCTGCCAGTCCTGCCTGCGACGACTGGACACTGTCATTAATGAACAGGTATGCCTGGTTTAATGCAGAAGCCCTCTGCTAGGGCCACTATCTCAGCATCCTAGCAAAAACTCCACAAACTtgacccctttccttattgccGTCTCCACCTCCATTCCCAGCAGCTGTGGATTCCCTGCCCTCAGTGTCGTCAGAACACACCTTTGCCACGGGGAGGCGCCACTGCGCTCGACCTGGACCTGGCCGCCTTCCTGGGCGTGAAGGCCGAAGCGGAGAACCAGCGCATCAGCACGCTGCAGGGTGGCGGGATCCAGCTGGAGCACAAGCCTTCATTCATGAAGCAGCCAATCACGGAACAACCTGCGTCAGCATGGGCACATGGGATGCTAGCGGAGCCCCGCCCCCAGCTGAGCCCCTGCTGCCGGCGATGCATGTCCTGCTGCTGGTCATAAGCGTCACACGCCCGCCCTCCCAAAAACTAAACATTTAAGAGCAAGATGTTGTACAAACAGAGCAGCCCAGCTACTGAATCAACCTTCAGTCCCTGATCTCCAACCAGCTCCCTACAGGAACTGCCACGTGCACATGCATATGTAAAACAGTCTGTCCCGCATCCATTTCCAGGAGCCACATGCTTTTTTTTGCCAAGGATGACACGTTACACGAAACCGTGCTTTGTAAACATTTCAGGCTGCTTTCAATTCCAGGGATCACTTGTTTTGAAAACCCTGAGTTAGCGAACTTTAATCACTGCTGACATGACCTGGCTTTAAACACTGGACAGTCTTACTGGCTGATGTCCTGTAATTGTCCATGCAGGAACCAGCCAGTGTGGTGACTTGTGTGTTACTTTTGATATGACCTTTATTTTCCTTAAAGCAGGGCAGATACACAACTAGACCATGGTATAATGACCTGCCCTTATAATGCTAACACTGTTGTATTGTACACTGTTTGAAGTGTAATTTTAGAAGCAGGGTTCAAAGGAACCCATATGTACGATTCTGTTGTTTTTACTTTTGTAGTTTCACATTATAGATGCAGCATGTCACACATTAAAAATtaagaggacacacacacacacacacacacacacacacacacacacacacacacacacacacacacacacacacacacacacacacacacacacacacacacacacacacacacacacacacacacagtgaaacAGACCACTGAATGGTATCGGGCTTTTAACTTGGTCTTCTACATCCAAAAGGTTGACATGAAGGATTATTCTACTGTTTTGTTAAACACAGCATTGAAAGTCAGGGAATGGGCTGGCCACTCGACTGGTAATGAACACTAAAAGATGGAAACTTCTACATGGAATAAAACAGAAAACTCACGTTTCCTAagaaaaatatgtaaattttaATTGCAGTGACATTGTAAAAAATGGTTTAAGAAACTGGAGGAAGAGTGGATTTAAACTACAGACATTTATGATGCTTTGAAAGTAAAACTAAAAACCTTCCATATGAAGTGATACTCTCCAAATTTTCAAGGTGTCCTGCTTGCTTTTGATAAATTTGCCGAACTTCCAGATGTTTCTGCTACGTTCAGACCCTGCCTTTGATGTTTTTACAGCTGGATGTCAGGTTACAGCACGGATCCGACAGCACACCCCTAAGAAAGCTTCCCACCCagaacatacatacacacacacacacacacacacacacacacacacacacacacacacacacacacacacacacacctctcccTGCTGATGTGACTGACAGCCGCTAGCAGAGCAcaagcccctcccccctcactcgGACATCCAGAGCTTGAAGGTGCGGTCATAGGAGCAAGTGGCAATGAGCTGCCCGTCCGCTGACACGTCCAGTCCCATCACCTTGCCCTCGTGGCCGGCCAGCGTCTTTAGGGGGGACCAGCCCGGGTGTGTCCACACCTTGGCCGTGTTATCGTAGGCCCCCGTCAGCAGATAGTGACCGTCCGTGGCTGGAAGGGAGAAGAAGGAGGCGTAGATAACGTTGAGGTATGACCTCGACTTCAACATCAACATCCACCAGGTCAGACAATCAACCTGAACGGTCACTTTAATTCCTCAACAGCAGCTAGAATCACAACCTCAACAAGAAGTGGCAGACTAGCAGAAGAGGGACCCACTTACGCTGGAATTTGACGGAGGAGATCAGGTTCTGGTGGGCAGGGATGGTGTAGATGCACTTCCTTTGTCGAAGGTCCCACACCTTGCAGGTGTTATCACCACTTCCTGTTGCCATGTGGAAGCTGCGGGGcggagcaggaaaaaaaaaactgtgacaCCCAGGGGAAAATTACGTGACGAGACTCTGCAGCAGCTGGCCCAAGACGCCGCGAATAGGCTCACTGAATGCTCGCCCAGCCAAACCTCCGGCTCTTACCGCCGGATAAAGGTTCATTTGTTGACCTACCCGTTGGGCGAGAAGTTGATGCCGTAGATCTCCTTGAGGTGGCCCTCCAGGAACATGATGCAGCGCCCAGTCCGCAAGTCCCACACTCGACCGAAAGCATCCAGCCCTCTGGGGGAACGAGGCAGAGTGGTCAGGGGCTGCGAGGGTGGAGGCCAATGGACTTTGGGATTTCTAGTTAGCTGGGACAGCTGAAGGCTGTCAAATCACCCTCAACTCCATTGTGAAGTACCACAGGCATATTGGCCAGAAACCACACTGATTGCATCTATCTTAAATTTCACTGAACATCATGTGATGTTACTTTTCTCCAAACGCATTTAATCAGGTGGCTAAATTCTAGGGTACAAGCACAACCTGGTAACCCAAAGCCAAAACCACCGATCTGGAATCACAGTCTCTACTCTCTGGGATCAACATGACGAACATACTAATTGGAGGTCAGGCATGCTGTTCTACGATGGAATTGCAAGGCATGATCTTGAATTTAAAAACCCCAGTCACTGGGCTCTTTCCAAATAAGCCACAATATCTGGTAAGACTGATTTTAAGCATCAGAATTGAACAGGCTGTTAAATGTcatgtttctttaaaacaaattccAACCCTTTTACCATTAAAATACAAAGGAACTTCAACATGCTACAAATCACATAAATGTTACTTGATCTAATCTAAAAATATTTGTCATCTTTGCGTGTGAAATGTTGGCCTTTTATAGTAAGCTTACACTTTAATCAGTTGGTCTGTTAATATTGTCTTATATGGACAAGGCTAGGCTCCCTTTTGGGGTGGCGGCGGGGGGTGGGTCATACCCAGTTGCAGCCAAAGAGCCATCAGGGTGGAAGTGTAGGTCATGCACCCCCTTGCTGTGGCCCTCCTGATGTAGGATTTCCTCCTGGGCTTCAAGGTCCCACAATCTCCACGAGTTATCGTAGCTGGTTGGATAGAGATAGTCATCGGTGAGAGCTACTCTTCACCTCTATAACCACTAGCTAAAGCCAGTAGGTGACAAGGTTTAAAACGACAAAACAAAGCCACGGTAACTAACCACAAGACTGGTGAGGTTaatgaaaacaattaaaataatgtAAAGTTTCGGGCTGCCACTAACGACTATTTTTCTATACATTAATCTATTGACAATTTTATCGACTGGTCGATTATTCTACACGATTAATTATCCTCTGGAAAATCAATTTGACcgtttaatttaaattaattttgttttgacaacaacaaaaaactgtATGGCATTTCAGGGCTTTAGATTATGTATGTCAATTTTTCAGGACTACATGAACATTATTTTCGGCCACAATTCGACAAGCACATCAGTCGTGTGCCTaagaatattaatgagatgtgtACTGTGACACCCAAAAGTTAGTCATTTGTATAAATCCGGCGCAGCCTCATAAATTCAGTTAGCGGAGCGCGACAAacgataagcactgaagtcgCAATGAAGGAAgggacaaaccagcagccacaacatcttCTAAAAGAGTGGTTACTGTGGTCAAACAAGAGGTTGGTGGTACTTTTTGCATATTAAAGTCCGACATTATTTTTGTGTGTATTTAGcaactacaaggacaaaaggtaTTAAAAAAATTCTCATTGATAATggcaatttaataaacatgaatagaCAACATGGTGGTTTTGCCTTTTCTGCGGGTCTAGAGAAAACCTGTGTGTTTTCCTCCTGGTGCTCATGCGTAGCATTAGGAACGTCGTGTTATTGCACTTTGCACAGCGTAAAGCCATGCGATAATTTGAAGTATACGCACAATTACGTTGCGATATTGAAAGAAACCATTTGTTttagaaaaacataaaaaaaaaatcataaaccgttttagaaatcataaaggtaattttattacaattttaaaatatcaTGTGCCGATTTAAAATGTTGATGTTTATGCAGCATCGACGTCATCGACTAGGTCGACTAATTGCAGTAGCCCTAGTAAAGTTACGTATTTACAGCAACTTAAATGCTTCCTTCATGCTATAAAAATGAAAGACAGGCGCTGGTAGTCATACTGAAGAAAGTTTTACCAATGTGGTAGCAGCCTTTGAATGTCTAATTGAAACTCTAAATACCatagagaaaaacagtcatttcatACCTGCCTTTAAGAAGTACCAGAATGCACCAACAATAATTCCTCCCTTTTAAACTATTCAGTACCACTGCGGTCtcataattaattatttttaaatgcaacAATGTTCTCATTTACCATGTAGTCCCCAGAAAGCGTCCAGACGGGTGCCAGGCCACTCGGGACACCCTCATTGAGTGCCCTTCAATGTCTGCCACGGGTTCATCACTGCagacagggggcagtagagagcACAAATCACAACAAGCAAACCTAATACACCCTGCACTTGGGAAGAGTGTCACATACACCGTACCGTGCAGAAAGTCTAAACAGCCAAAGGAAgcgatgtttaaatgatctctatgttggtgtaaaactatgatattatgcctgtcaaagtgtgttagcttagccatttcaaaacctctgctaaaatcactcCATTATTTCCAAAAACTatacaatacacccatgtatttttgaCTTAACCACTAACACACCTTATATAGCTAGTTGactttttaaactaattaaatgaagtgagctggtggagAAATTTAATAGatacatggaacggctgaggtctgggaactgaagcggtgttcatctagacatcaaagtagatatcagtaacttgtCCAGAAATGGTCCATGCGATGCTCAGTATTCTCTAGAGACTGTAGTCTATAGACAAGAGCTTTTGTCttgttatttttaacaaaaacaggAGCTGTGATACCTTTCTAGACTCCAAAGCTTGACCGATCCGTCGGCTGCACAGGAAGCCATGTTTACGTCTGATTCGTCCAGTGATATTGTGGCCTGGGGGTGGAAGCTGATGGCCCCCACATTGGTGTCGTGCCCTGAGTGAGGGAGAAACCACTATCTGGACTACAATACCCAAAATGGACACATACTCATAGAAAATAAGCACTGTAGTCTatggacataaacatacagcagAGGACTGATTTATTTGAAAATTCTggctactggaaaaaaaaaagatgctcACCTCTCAAAGTGCGAATGAGGCTGCAGTCAGGCACGGCCCACAGTTTGCACAGGCCACTCCTGAACAGGGACGACAGATGAGGCACGATCAGGGAGATTCTCTGGCTGGATCATGACCCTAAATCAGGGATCCCCGAATCTGGGCCTGCAGGGCCAGtctgcaacacagtttgcagaattCCTCGTGcaaacacacctactaaacctggcaacCAGCTGGTGAGCCGAAtaaggtgtgtttgagcagggaaatctgcaaactgtgttgcagaCTGGCTCTCCTGGACTGGATTTGGGGAAGCAAGCCCTGAACCAAGAAAGCCAAGTAGTAGAGGAGCTTCGCCATGCAACAGACAGGACTGTGACGTCACTCACCAGGACGCAGTGACCAGCAGCTTGGAGTTAGGGCTGAACTGACAGTATGAGATTGGCCGGTCATCACCAATCTGGCTACAGAAGTTGTTCAGGTTCTGGCCAAAAGGTAAAGCATTGGCAATCAGGAGCAGGCCAAACGGCGAGCCACAGTTACCACCCCCACCAGCTCCGCCACACTCGGGGGAATTGTGGAAAAGTGCGGCTTACCCTCAGCGTCTTGTGGAGTTCCTGCTGACGCACCGTGCGCGTCGATTCGGGAACCTCCTTCAGAGCTCGAGCGTCGTCTAACCGCAGCGTGGCCCTGCGCACAGAGACGAGCGCAGATCAGCGGACGGAACACCGGGCCggaagaaaagaagaaaaaaaaaaaacgatggaAGCAGACGGCCACATGGGGGCACTGCTGAGTGACTGAATGGAGACACAGGCTTCTCAGGCACAAACATTCATTCATGTACAACAAAACAAAGACAGAAAAGACAGataaggagaataaaaaaacacaaagacaaagagacacagaaaagagacagacagacagagtgaACCTTGAGCTCAAACTGGACTCCTCATGCTCCCTGGGGGGATTCCTGAACATGCAGATCACATCTTACCGGGGCAGGGAATAGCGGGCCAACCAGAGACGGGCTTCCTTCAGCGTGCTGGGGCCCTCATGGTACCAGGTCTGCTGGTACTGGACGAcaaacagtggggggggggggggggggagcatgactgcactgtgctaaGCGTGACCCCCAATCCAACGTGGGTGAACATCAAGGAGACCAGTGAGGAGAAGCAGTGCAGCACAGGACCTACCTCCTCCTGGGAGCGCTTGGCCTTCTCGTCGTCCTTCTTAGACTTTTTCAAAGCATCTGGTCCAACCACAGACAGGATATTTCGCAACCTGGAGATCGAAGAGGACAGTCGGACCAGCTATAGAAGGCAGCACATAAGCCCAAATGTCCTTCACAGAAAATCACAGTAATGAAGCACAAGATGTCAAACAGTACTGATGCGTGTAGTGCCGCccccacctgaagatcgctatccGCATTATAAATAGCTGCATTAGTACacattcaaatcgcattcgcatgataatttgatgaacaacgcagcGGTGAAacgccaggtgtgaatggctcatgcagacacatgaaagttgctacatattcaatgaaaggagatcAGAAATAGTGAcgagtttttcttatttacgtatcaaactgaatgttgcaactacaacATTtcgtcatcttcatgtagccaagactttggtgatcagatatctgggatcagaCGAAACTTCCACCATTGTGTACTATgtgcttttataatgtttctgcaagtgttccaaactgcattttgcaatgtctattcTTTGATGTCAatttacaaacttcacataactctgacatatttacaaagtacattaaaataaagatgagtgtaatgccaaaacaaatataaattatttcttatatctgccatgaattaagtttatgatattgaatgaaatgtgtgaccatgccccagtcagttccctacccttagaccccagagggtgaAATAAACAATTTGGGCACATGATGGATTGATGGAAAACCCTGATAGATAGATAATGGAAAACACAACAGGTTGGTCACCTATGTTCTGACACTCAATTGAACAGGGAGACAAGCAGCTACAACAGAGCTATAAC contains these protein-coding regions:
- the rnf224 gene encoding RING finger protein 224 isoform X1, coding for MLGSSGICPASGAAVTPMSKEDGSVSEAPAGGSVEPGEQPSRDSRKLDCIICYCAYNLSERLPRKLYCGHTFCQSCLRRLDTVINEQLWIPCPQCRQNTPLPRGGATALDLDLAAFLGVKAEAENQRISTLQGGGIQLEHKPSFMKQPITEQPASAWAHGMLAEPRPQLSPCCRRCMSCCWS
- the rnf224 gene encoding RING finger protein 224 isoform X2; translation: MSKEDGSVSEAPAGGSVEPGEQPSRDSRKLDCIICYCAYNLSERLPRKLYCGHTFCQSCLRRLDTVINEQLWIPCPQCRQNTPLPRGGATALDLDLAAFLGVKAEAENQRISTLQGGGIQLEHKPSFMKQPITEQPASAWAHGMLAEPRPQLSPCCRRCMSCCWS
- the prpf4 gene encoding U4/U6 small nuclear ribonucleoprotein Prp4 — encoded protein: MSDEEETPVAKKARIFYGSLEEKERERLSSGAAAANEAVKAGIEAGHINISSGESMELEERVSERQAEVLAEFERRKRARQITVSTDDAEVKACLRALGEPITLFGEGPAERRERLRNILSVVGPDALKKSKKDDEKAKRSQEEYQQTWYHEGPSTLKEARLWLARYSLPRATLRLDDARALKEVPESTRTVRQQELHKTLRNLNNFCSQIGDDRPISYCQFSPNSKLLVTASWSGLCKLWAVPDCSLIRTLRGHDTNVGAISFHPQATISLDESDVNMASCAADGSVKLWSLESDEPVADIEGHSMRVSRVAWHPSGRFLGTTCYDNSWRLWDLEAQEEILHQEGHSKGVHDLHFHPDGSLAATGGLDAFGRVWDLRTGRCIMFLEGHLKEIYGINFSPNGFHMATGSGDNTCKVWDLRQRKCIYTIPAHQNLISSVKFQPTDGHYLLTGAYDNTAKVWTHPGWSPLKTLAGHEGKVMGLDVSADGQLIATCSYDRTFKLWMSE